The Streptomyces sp. NBC_00306 sequence GTACGTACGACGAGAACGACGAATAGCGAGCATGGGGCGCATGCCGTGGGCCGGCGCCGTACGACGGAGGCACCGGCACGGCGGGCCTCGAGACGCTTGTGCAGACTGGCGTGGTCATAGGTCCACGCTAGGAGCGGGTGCTACTCGGCGGATCGGCCACAGGTCCCGAAGGCATGTCCGCCTCAGGTTGTACGGCTGGTGCCGGCCTCACCTCCTGAAGGTGGAGGAGACCCTCAGGGGCAGTGCGCCTCAGGTCAGGGGGAAGAGGCCCTTCCGCCGCGACGGACACAGGCATCCGAGACTCGCGCCACCGGCACCAGCCGACGTTCGCGGGTCGCTCAGGCCAGGCCACGGGTTCCTCGGCCGCGGACAGGGACGCTCACGGGCGGATCCGGGCCACGGGAGCGTCCGCCATGCTGCGGCCGACGGTCAGCCGGTGACCGCCATGGCTCTCGGTGACGTCGCCGTCGTACTGGTGGATCCGCCGCTTCGGCCGCCAGGCGTACGGGTTCAGGACCTGCTCGTCGTACAGGTCCTCGTACAGGGCGGGCTCGGCGCTCCGGCGGGCGAACCACATCGCGGAGGGCAGGTCGCCCGTGCCGGCCAGCCGGGCGCGCTCCATGTGCAGGACCCCGGCGTCGGCGGTGCTGTGGAAACCGGGCACATAACCCCGGCGGCGTACCTCGCGGTCCCACGCCCGGACGAAGTCGAGCGTGGCACGGGCGCACGCCGCGTCGTCCACGTCGTACGCCTCCAGGTCGAGATAGAGAGCGCTGCCCCTGGCCATGCCGAGCGCCCAGGCACGCTCCACCGCCTCGTTGCCCTCCCGCTGCCCCTCGGCACCGGGGCTCGCGCCGATCACGGCGGCGCGTCTGCGCTCGTCCCGGACGCAGGGGGCCTGCGAGCCGGCGAACACGGGCAGCACCTGCCAGCCCATGCGATGCACCGCCGCGACCCAGTCCCGGGTGAGGTGGGGCTGCTGCGGGCAGCGCCGCCCGCGCCCGCCGTAGGACACACCGACCGCGCCGTACGGGGACGAGGTGCGCCAGGACCGCATCGCGGCCAGGGGCGGTGCCTGGCAGGTGTCGAACACCAGGCCCCGGAAGGTCAGGGCGGTGTCGGCGGTCGTGTCGACGACCGCGCCGGAACCCTCGGCCGGAGCGTCGGCGTTGCTGTTCGGCCGGACGTTGCCGTTCCGCTCGAAGCTGTTGTTCCGCTCGGTGTTCGTATCGGTGTCCGCGTTGGCGTCGGCCCTTCTGTCCGTGGGGGGTTGCGCCGCGCGGGCGTCGGGGGCGGCTGGGGCATCGACGGCGGCTGCGTACGCCGTGTCCCTGGGCGCGGACCGCTCGGGTTCCGGTGCCAGCAGCAGACCGAGCAGGGCGGTCAGCGCGAGGGCGACGGCGGCGGCGCATTTCCGTAGGCGCATGTGCCGAGTGAACGGCGGGCGGGGCGGCCGGGCCACCGCTCAGCCCGCTCGCTCAGCCGTCCGCGCCCAGGATCAACCCGGATGTGGGAACGCCGGTGCCCGCGGTGACCAGAGCCCTGGCCGCGTCCGGTATCTGGTTCACCGAGGTGCCCCGTATCTGGCGGACCGCCTCCGCGATCCCGTTCATCCCGTGCAGATAGGCCTCCCCCAGCTGTCCGCCGTGGGTGTTGAGCGGCAGCGCGTCCGCCGCCACGAACTCCGCCGCTTCGCCCGGTCCGCAGAACCCGAACTCCTCCAGCTGCATCAGCACGAAGGGGGTGAAGTGGTCGTAGATGATCCCCACGTCGATGTCCTGGGGCGCCAGGCCCGAGGTCCGCCACAGCTGCCGGGCGACCACTCCCATCTCGGGCAGTCCGGTGAGGTCGTCGCGGTAGAAACTGGTCATCTGCTCCTGCGCGCGGCCGGCGCCCTGCGCGGCGGCGACGACCACCGCGGGGCGTTGCGGCAGATCGCGTGCCCGCTCCGCGCTGGTCACCACGACCGCCTGACCGCCGTCGGTCTCCTGGCAGCAGTCCAACAGCCGCAGCGGCTCGACGATCCAGCGCGAGGCGGCATGATCGTCGAGGGTGATCGGCTTCCCGTAGAAATACGCCGCCGGGTTGCGGGCGGCATGGCGGCGGTCGGTGACGGCGACATGGCCGAACGCCTCGGGGGTCAGCCCATAGGTGTGCAGATAGCGCTGGGCCGCCATGGCCACCCAGGACGCGGGGGTGAGCAGCCCGAACGGGAGGTTCCAGCCGAGGGCCGCACCTTCGGCCGACGGCTCCCGGTGCTGCACACCCGCGCCGAATCGCCGCCCCGACCGTTCGTTGAACGCGCGGTAGCAGACGACGACTTCGGCGATGCCCGTCGCCACGGCGAGAGCGGCCTGCTGGACGGTGGCGCAGGCCGCGCCGCCGCCGTAATGGACACGGGAGAAGAAGGACAGCTCTCCCATGCCTGCCGCCTGGGCGACGGTGATCTCGGGGCTGGTGTCCATGGTGAAGGTGACGAGGCCGTCGACGTCGGCGGGGGAGAGGCCGGCGTCGTCGAGAGCCGCGTGGACCGCCTCGACGGCCAGCTTCAGCTCACTGCGCCCGGAGTCCTTGGAGAACTCGGTCGCCCCGATGCCCACGACGGCGGCCCGCCCGCCGAGTTCGTCCCTGCGGCCGATGCTCATACGGTGCCCTCCGGTGGAAGGGTCACCGTCACCGTGCCGGTGACATGGGTGCCGATGCCGTTGGCGCCGACGACCCGGACCTCGGCGGTGTCGCCGGTGACGGAGGCGATCGTGCCGCGCAGCACCATGGTGTCTCCCGGGTAGTTGGGCGCGCCCAGCCGGATGGCGACCTTGCGGAGAACGGCCCGCCCACCGAGCCGGTCCGTGATGTAGCGCCCGACGAGGCCGTTGGTCGTCAGGATGTTCATGAAGATGTCCGGGGAGCCCCTCTCCTTCGCCAGTTCGGCGTCGTGGTGCACGTCCTGGTAGTCGCGCGAGGCCACGGCTCCGGCGACGATAAGGGTGCGGGTGATCTCGATCTCCAGCGGCGGCAGTTCGTCACCGGCCTTCACTGGGCTCCCTCCTTCGCGAGCATCGCTCCGAGTTCCGCCAGCAGTTCGCTGCCGCACCCCTGGTACGCGTCGAGCTGGCGTCCCCACAGGAAGTGCCGGTGGACGGGGTGGTCCACATCGGCGCCGATGCCTCCGTGGAGGTGCTGGCCCGCGTGGACGACGCGCTTTCCGGCTTCGGACGCCCACCAGGACGCCGTGAGCGCGTGGGTGGTACACGCCAGACCCTCGTCGTACCGCCAGGCGGCCTCGTAGGCCGTGACGCGGATGGCCTCGGTGTCCATATGGGCGTCGGCGGCGCGGATCAGCACGCCTTGATTGGTGGAGAGAGGGCGGCCGAACTGCTCGCGGGTGGTGGTGTGTTCGACGGCACGGGCGAGCGAGCCGGCGCACACGCCCGCCTGCAGCCCGGCGAAGGCGATACGGCTCGCGGTCAGCACCTGCTGATACGGCCTCGCGTCTCCGATGTGCCGGGTGCCTTCGAGCTGCGCGCCCGAGGCGCCGACACGCTCCGCCGGGGTGCCGTCCAGGACGAGCCGCGCGGCCGACCAGGGCGCGGTGGTGTGCACCGGCTCGGTCTCCGCGTCGGCGACCCGCACCCACCACAGGTGCCGGTCCTCGTCGGCGACCAGCACATGCGTGGCATCCCGCAGCCAGGGCACCCAGCCGACGGCGCCGGTCAGACGTCCCTCCGTCCGGCCGGCGGCACCGGCGGACGGACCACTGCGGGCCCGCACCGCAGCGGGTTCGGTGACCGCTCCCGTCGCCACCACCGTCCCGTCCCGCAGCCCGGGCAGCAGCCGCTCGCGCTGCTCGTCCGTGCCGTGCGCGACGAGGGTCAGCAGTCCGTACGCACAGGTCGCCGCGAACGGCACCTGGGCCGTCGTCCGGCCCTGTTCCTCCAGCAGCAGCACCAGTCCCAGCAGACCGATGTCCTCGACGGCGGCGACGAGTCCCGCCGCGCACAGGGCCTTCCACAACTCGGCGTCCGTCCCGGTGCCTGCCGCGGCGAGCCGGTCGGGCGTGGACAGATCACCGAAGATCCGGGCCGCCAGTTCCCGCGCGGCGGTCTGCTCCTCCGTGGGCGTGAAGTCCATGGTCAGCCCTCACCCCCGGCCGTGTCCGAGCCGCCGTGCGGATCGCTGTCGGCGCCGGCGGTCCCATCGGCACCCGCTCCCGTGCCGCGGAAGACCGGCAGCTCCAACTCCTCGTCCACCCGCAGGAACTCCAGTTCCACGGGCATCCCGATGCGCACCTTGTCGTACGGCACCCCTGTCACATTGCTGACCATCCGCACGCCTTCCGCGAGCTCGATCAGCCCCACCGCGTACGGCCCGGTCGTGTCTCCGTGCTGATCGGGCGCGGCGAAGCCGGGGAAGACCGGGTGGTGCATCACCACGTACGAGTAGACGGTCCCGGCGCCGCTCGCCTCGACCGTGTCCCACCGGTCCGAACCGCAGGCATGGCATCCCGGAAGCCAGGGGAACCGCAGGGTGTCGCAGCCCGTGCAGCGCTGGATCAGCAGCTTGTGCTCCGCGACCCCTGCCCAGAATCCGGCGTTGTCCCTGTTGATCACCGGCCTCGGCCGCTTGGCCTTCGGCTTTCGCGCGGCCGGCGCGTATTTGAGGATCCGGAAGCGGTGCGTACCGGCGAGCTCGCCGTTCGCCCGGACGTCCATCCGTGTCGTGATGAAGTGGCCCGTCCCGAGCTTGGTCGTCTTGCGCTGCGACACCGAGTCGATCGCACCGTCGAAGGTGATCCGGTCACCCGGCCGCAGCGGCCGCAGATACTCCTGCTCGCAGTCGGTCGCGACGATCGAGGTGTACCCGGCGTCGTCGAGCAGTCCGAACAGCTCGTCGTGCACCGTCGAATGCGCCGTGTGTCCCGAGAGCCCGCCCATCGTCCATGCCTGGAGCATCGTCGCCGGCGCCACCGCGTCCGGGCCCCGGTACGCCGGGTTGGTGTCCCCCATCGCCTCGCACCAGTGCCTGATCATCGGCTCGTTGACCAGGTCCTTCCCGGCTCCTCCCGTCGTGGTCGCCCTGCCCTCGTACGCCTTGAGCCGCTCGTACAGCCCCGGTACGTCCGTGTCCGTCACCGCTGCCCCCTCGTCATACCGAGCCGCATCGTCGCGACGATCTCCCGCTGCACCTCGCTCACCCCTCCCCCGAAGGTGTTGATCTGCGCTGCCCTGTTCATCCGCTCCAGCTCCCCGTCCCCCGGAGCGCCTGTGCCGAGAGCCCCGGGCGATCCGGCCCGGACCAGTCCGGCCTCCCCCGCGATTTCCTGGCACATTCGATACACCTCGACCGCCGATTCGGTTCCCGCGAATTTCACCCCGCTCGCGTCGCCCGGGGCCGGACCGCCCGCCTCCACATCGCCCACCAAACGCCAGTTGAGCAGGCGCGTTGCCGCCAGCCGGGCGTGTGCTTCGGCCGCCCGGAACTGGACCCAGGGCTCGTCAATTCGGCGCCTGCCACTCACCGGATCGGGTGTACGGGCCCGTTCCAGGGCGGCCGCGAAGAAGTCCTCCGCCTGCATCCCGATCGCGGCGAGCGCCACCCTCTCGTGGTTGAGCTGGTTGGTGATCAGCCTCCAGCCGGCGTTCCCCTCGCCGACCAGGTTCGCCGCCGGCACCCGGACGCCGTCGTAGTACGTGGACGTCGTGGTCTGACCGCCCACGGTCTCGATCGGTGTCCAGGAGAACCCGGGCGCACCGGTCGGCACGAGGATGATCGAGATGCCCTTGTGCTTGGGCGCGGCGGGGTCCGTGCGGCAGGCGAGCCAGATCCAGTCGGCGTTCTGGCCGTTGCTCGTGAAGACCTTCTGGCCGTCGATCAGCCAGGAGTCGCCGTCGCGGACGGCACGGGTGCGCAGAGCCGCGAGGTCGGTCCCGGCCTCCGGCTCGCTGTAGCCGATCGCGAAAACGATCTCACCGCTGAGGATGCCCGGCAGGAAGGCCGACTTCTGCTGCTCGGTGCCGAACTTCATCAGGGTCGGGCCGACGGTGTTGAGGGTCACCATCGACACCGGGGCCCCGGCGCGATGGGCCTCGTCGAAGAAGACGAACTGCTCGTCGGCGCCGCGGCCCTGGCCTCCGTAGGCGACGGGCCAGCCGAGGCCGAGCATGCCGTCCGCGCCGATCCGGCGCAGCAGGGCCCGCTGCGCCTCCGCGTCCGCCGGGGGCGGCGGACCGTCCGGCATCAACGCTGTGAAGTACGAGCGCAGTTCGGCGCGCAGCAGTTGCTGCCGCTCCGTCGGGGCGAGGTGCACGGCGGCCGCCTCCCGGGCGTACGGATCGCGGGGGATCAGGGATTTCTGACTGTCCGTCAGATGACGCCACCCTGTCAAGGTCATGCCGCGCCCGCGATCGCGCGAGGCCCTCAACCAGATCCCCGAAACCGCGCCCCGCACAGAACCGCCTGCGCGACGGCACCGAAGTACCGTCGCGCAGGCGGTGGTTCACCCCAGGATCGAACCCCCCGTCGGGCCGGTCGTCACCACAGGTTCGTGAAGTTCACGACGGTCTTCGACTGATCGATGGCCGTGAACGCGGAGCCGTTCACGCTGGCGATGTTGCTGTGATTCGACGCGCCGGCGCCGCTCGCCACCTGCTGACTGGTGGTCGAATTACCCCAGTTGCCGCCACCGACCCCGCTGCCGACGATCGATGCCACCGTCGCGTTCGATCCGTCGTCCGCGAACGCTCCGTTGTCGGCCGTGGCGACGCCCGAGAACAGGGCGGCCGTGAGGGGCAGTGCTGCGACAGCGGCGAGGACGCGGGCGGTACGGATGCTTGCCATGTCATTTCCTCCAGGAACCGGAACTGCGGAAGTACGGCTGGTTCCAGAGCAGTTGGCCGACCGCCCCGGATCGTGGTCACGACGTCGCGATCTCAGAGTTGCCCACCGAATCCCCGGCGAACCGCCCATCCCGGAGCGATTCCCCCGCAAGCGTGATGACATGTCGATAAACCCCCTTCGTCGCCACAGAACCCCAGCTCAGCGGCGCAGAGGTGACAAAACCCAAGGGCCGCAAGGGATGAAGCGTTACGGCATATTTTCGGCCAATCTTTCCCCCTTCCCTTCTTCGAACGCTTGTACGAAAATGGGGCCATGGCCATCACCGACCGGCAGACCGCGACCCTGGCCCTCGCCCACGCCCTCTCCGCCGCGGAGCGAGGGCTCCCCGTCATCCCCCTGTCCCCCACGAAGCTTCCGGCCCTGCGCTCCCCGCACCACGGCGAGGCCGAGCCGGTCCTGTGCCGCGGCGAGTGCGGCCTCCCCGGCCACGGTGTCCACGACGCCACCACCGACCCGGCGGGCGTGCGCGCCCTCTTCGGGGCCGCGCCCTGGGCCACCGGCTACGGCATCGCATGCGGCCGCCCCCCGCACCATCTGATCGGCATCGACCTCGACACGAAGGCTCCGACCGACTCGGTCTCCGCACTCCAACACCTGGCGCTGCGGCACCTGTTCACCATTCCGGAGACGGTCACCGTGCTCACCCCGAGCGGCGGGCGCCATCTGTGGCTGACCGGTCCGCCGGACGTCGTCGTACCGAACTCCGCGAGCCGGCTCGCCCCCGGCATCGACGTGCGCGGCGCGGGCGGCTATCTGGTCGGCCCCGGCTCGGTCTCCGCCCACGGCGCGTACCGGCTGGCCCCCGGCACCGCCGATCTCTCGCCCGCTCCGTGCCCCCGCGCCCTGCTCCGGCTCGTCGCACCCCCCGCGCGCTCCCGGCACGCCACACGATCACGCCCGCCGCACGGTCAGGGCCTCGTCCAGTTCGTCCTGGCGGCACACGAGGGCCAGCGCAACACCCGTCTGTTCTGGGCGGCATGCCGGGCGTACGAGAACGGCATCGGGGAGGACCTCGCCGACGCCCTCACCGAAGCGGCGGTCCACGCGGGCCTGAGCGAACGCGAAGCCCGCGCGACGATCGCCTCGGCGGACCGGCTCACCACGGGCCGCGGCCGCTGAACGGGGGAGAGGGAAGGGGGAACGGGGAAACGGGGAGACGCGGGGGTGCCTCACGAGGGGGGCATCCCCGCCGCCGCCCCACCCCGTCCCGGTGTGGCCCACGCCACACGAATCCCCATGCGTGACCCCCGGTGGTCCGGGCACCAGCCCTGTCGAGGCCCCGTCGCGTATCCCCCGTCGCGACGGGGCCTCCCCCCTTGCCACCTGGGCCTTTCCCCACGGTCGAACGGACGGGCAGTCGGCCGCCGGACAAGCTTTAGGTAACAGTTTGACCCGCTCACTTCAAGCCCATAGGTTCTGCCCCTGGCCTGATCCATGAGGACGGGTCCACCACAGTCCTTTGGGGGGACGTAATGCACTGGTACCTGGACGTGCTCAAGAAGTACGCGGTGTTCAACGGGCGGGCCCGCCGCCAGGAGTACTGGATGTTCACGCTGTTCAGCGTGATCATCAGCATCGTGCTGGCGATCGTCGACGCCGTGGCCGGCACGAGCCCCATCCTGGGCGGCATCTACACCGTCGCGGTGCTGCTTCCGACGCTGGGTGTCACCATCCGCCGCCTCCACGACACGGACCGCTCCGGCTGGTGGATCCTCATCGGCATCGTCCCGCTGGTGGGCTTCATCGTCATGCTGGTGTTCCTCGCCAGCGAGGGCAAGCGCCACGACAACAGCTACGGCCCGGACCCGAAGCTGGTTCCGGCCACCTACTGATCGCCGCACCACCGGCCGCCGGGAACCGCTCTTTCCCGGCCGGCCCCGAGCGCCGTGCCCGACGAGCCCGTCGGCCACGGCGCTCGGCCGTTTCCGCCCCCTTCGGGGCGTTCCGACCACCCCGCCGCACTTCTGGGTGCCGTTTCGCTGGCAGGATCGCCTCATGACCGAATTCGGCTGGCGACGCGGGCCCGACGATCCGTTCCCGGAACAGATCCGCCGGGCGTGGCCGGCAACCGTGTCCGCGCTCCCCATAGGCACCCCTGTCACAGGTCAGGTCGTCGGCCGCCAACCGTTCGGCATCTTCATCCGCATTAACGGTTCTCCTCATGCGGTCGGCATGGCCGACGCCGGCTCCATGCCGGTCGGCGGAACCCTGCCGGCGCTGGGAGCCCAGGTCAGCGGCACGGTGGTCTGGCACACCGACAGCAGCTTCCAGGTGCGGATCCGGCTGAGCGAGTGGCTCGACGAGAACTGAACCGGGGCGGTGACGCGTCGGCAGTGGGGGCTGCCGACGAGCCTGCCCGCGGCAGACGGGCATCCTGATCGGCAGTGGCCGCGCGGTCACTACGCTGCGTCCATGTTCGAATACCACGGCTGGATCACCGTGCGGGAGAGCGCCGGCGCCGACGACGACGACCGCGAGGCCGATCGTCTGCGGGAGATCGTCGAGGGCGTCCAGCGCCGCATCCGGGAGATCAACAGCCCGTATCTCCTGGATCTGCGGTGGATGAACGGCGAGCCCTTGCTTCACCTGGGGGGCTTCTCCAACCACCGTGACAAGGAGATTCTCGGATTCTTCGCAGAGGTGGGTCGGCGGGCACCGGGGTCCTACGGCCTGCTGCACGTACGGGACGACGAGCACGCCGGTCGCGACAACGAGGTCCTCGTCCTCAGGCTGGTGCGCGGCGAGGTGACCGAACACGCGGAACCGTTGCTGTCACCCTGCATTCCGGTGCTGGAGGACCCGCTGTGACCATCGCCGACCGAGCGGGCCGGAGCCGCGTATCGAAAGGGGGCCCGTCCCCCCTCCGCGCCCGATCGGGCGGGAAGCCGCTGGGACATCGATGGTCGGCGGGCAGCGCCCAGCACAACGGCCCCTGACCGTATGACCTGGTCAAGGGCCGTTCAACTGCGGTGGGTGTGGGATTTGAACCCACGGTGACATCGCTGCCACGACGGTTTTCAAGACCGTTCCCTTAGGCCGCTCGGGCAACCCACCCACGCCCCGCCTCACCTGCCGCGGAACGGCCTACAGAGTACCGGGCCGACGCGGCGCGTCGCAGCACGCTTTCGATCACCGCCTCGGTCGCCACCGAGGCGGTGACAGCAGCCTTGTGACCACCGCGTGGAACGGCCCTCCGACCGCCGGGGACCGGGCGAAGCCCGCCCCTGTGGCTCAGCTGTCGCCCTGGCGTTCACCGAGTACCACGTCGACCGTCTGTTCCTTGCCGCCGCGCTCGTACGTCAGCTTCACCTTGTCGCCCGGCTTGTGATTCCAGATCTCACTGATCAGTGTCGGGCCGCTGTCGATCGGCTTGCCGTTGAACTTGGTGATCACGTCGCCCGACTTCAGACCGGCCTTCGCCGCCGGGCCGTCCGCCGTCACGGCCGCCGTGCCGCCCGCGCCCTCCGTCGCGATCTTGGCTCCCGACTCCTTGCCCGACATGTCGACCGTCGCGCCGATGACCGGGTAGACCGGCTTGCCTGTCTTGATCAGCTGTTCCGCGACGTTCTTCGCCTGGTTGATCGGGATGGCGAAGCCGAGTCCGATCGAGCCCGCCTGGGACTGGCCGAGGCCGCTGCCCGCCGACTGGATCGCCGAGTTGATGCCGATCACCGCGCCGCGTGCGTCGAGCAGCGGGCCGCCGGAGTTGCCGGGGTTGATCGATGCGTCCGTCTGGAGGGCGCTCATGTACGAGTTCTTGCCGCTGGAGCCGTCACCGGAGGCCACCGGGCGGTTCTTGGCGCTGATGATGCCGGTGGTGACCGTGTTCGACAGGCCGAAGGGAGCGCCGATCGCGATCGTCGAGTCGCCCACGGCGACCTTCTGGGAATCGCCCAGGGCCAGCGGGTTCAGACCCGACGGCGCGTTCTTGAGCTTGATCACGGCCACGTCGTAGCCCTCGGCCCGGCCGACGACCTCCGCGTCGTACTTCTTGCCGTTGGAGAAGATGACGGAGAGCGTGCCCCCGTCCGCCGCGGTGGCGACCACGTGGTTGTTGGTGAGGATGTGGCCTTCCTTGTCGTAGACGAAGCCGGTGCCCGTGCCCGCCTCGCTCTCGCCCGTGCCGTCGGCACCGCTGCCGCCGGCCTTCGCCTCGATCGTGACCACGCTCGGCAGCGCCTTGGCCGCGACGGCCGCGACCGTGCCCGGCTCGCGCTGGATCTCCCTCGGGGTATCCGCTGCGGAGACCGTCGTGGAGTTGATGCCGTCGTCGTTGCGCTCGGCCGCCCAGTAGCCGATGCCACCGCCGACACCGCCGGCGACCAGGGCGGCCACGAGGACGGCCGCTGCCAGTCCGCCGGATCGTTTCCGCCTCGGCCCTTCGCCCGCGTGCACCGGGGCGCCCCAGACCGGGCCGTCGCCGCCGGGGCCGTGGGGCGCGCCGGGGCCGTGAGCGCCATGAGGGCCGTGGGCGCCGCCGCCGTAGGAGGGCAGGCTGGGCGGGGGCGGCGGCCAGCCGGTGCCGGGCTGCTGCGATCCGGCCGGCGCCGCGGCGCCCACGGGATGCGACAGCGGCGCGGTGGCGTGCTCGGGCTGCGCGGAGTGCCCCGGACGCTCGCCCGCAGCCGCAGCAGGCTCGGCGGGACGCGTCACGTCGTGGCGGGGCGGGTCGGGATACGCGGCGGGCGTGGGCTCGGCTCCGGAGGGTCCCGAAAACTCGGGAGGGCCGGCCGGCACGGGAGGTACCGACGGGGCGGCCGGCCGCGCAGTGCCCTCGTTGCCCTCGTTCTCGGTGCTCACAGCTCTCTCCTCAGGTTCCACGTCGTGCGTCGTCGTGCTTCGTCCGGTGCCTGGCGGCGGTTCGTACTCCGGCCCTGGTCGGGCGGTGGTGGCGGGCGGCGTTCGGCGCTGTCTCGGCGGGGACCGGTCAGCAGCTGTCCGACGCAAGCTTTTCCCACAGCCCGTCAGGCCACTGTAAGCAGGACCTGTGTGTATTCCCGCAATCCTTTACTTCCGACAATCAGGACGCATCCCCAGAGCGCCGGACGGATCCGCCGCCGGGCCGCTTCCCGGCCTGGGATCGGCCCCCTGCGCACGCCTTCCCCGTCTCGGTGACACCATGACGCGGTGACCCAAGCACGGCAGCACAACATTCAGGTCGTTGCCCACCGAGGCGCGTCGGAAGACGCCCCGGAACACACCCTCGCCGCCTATATGAAGGCGATCGACGACGGTGCGGACGCCCTCGAATGCGATGTACGCCTCAGCGCCGACGGCCATCTGGTGTGCGTCCACGACCGCAGGGTCAACCGGACGTCGAACGGCCGCGGCGCCGTGTCCGCCCTGGAGCTCGCCGACCTCGGCGCGCTGGACTTCGGGACCTGGAAGGGCCGCGAGGACTCCGCCGAGAGCCCGGACTGGGGTGACCCGTCGCTCACCTCGGTGCTCACCCTGGAACGGCTGCTGGAACTGGTCGCCGACTCGGGCCGCCGTGTCGAGCTGGCCATCGAGACCAAGCACCCCACCCGCTGGGCGGGGCAGGTGGAGGACCGGCTGCTCCAGCTCCTCGGCCGCTTCGGCCTCGCCGACCCGCCGACGCCCGCGGACTCTCCCGTACGCGTCATGAGCTTCTCGGCCCGCTCGCTGCACCGGGTCTCGGCCGCCGCGCCGCGCATCCCGACCGTGTATCTGCTGCAGTTCGTCAGTCCGCGGCTGCGCGACGGACGGCTGCCCTCCGGCGCCCGGATCGCGGGGCCGGGGATACGGATCGTCCGCAACCAGCCCGGCTACATCGCCCGGCTTCACCGGGCGGGCCAGCGCGTCCATGTGTGGACGGTCAACGAACCCGAGGACGTCGAGCTCTGCGTCCGGCTGGGTGTCGAGGCGATCATCACCAACCGGCCGCGGCAGGTGCTGTCCCAGCTGGGCCGTCTGTAACACCCCTTACAGGGAGTGCACCGGCGCGTTCGGTTCGTATCCGATCGTTACGAGTGCGTCACTGGCCCGGCCTTGGCCGGTTTCCGGTCCAGTCCATTGGGGCATTCACACCGTGGCGTGGGGCAAAGGAGGTCTCGGGGGTGGCGTTTGTGGTGG is a genomic window containing:
- a CDS encoding bifunctional MaoC family dehydratase N-terminal/OB-fold nucleic acid binding domain-containing protein; amino-acid sequence: MTDTDVPGLYERLKAYEGRATTTGGAGKDLVNEPMIRHWCEAMGDTNPAYRGPDAVAPATMLQAWTMGGLSGHTAHSTVHDELFGLLDDAGYTSIVATDCEQEYLRPLRPGDRITFDGAIDSVSQRKTTKLGTGHFITTRMDVRANGELAGTHRFRILKYAPAARKPKAKRPRPVINRDNAGFWAGVAEHKLLIQRCTGCDTLRFPWLPGCHACGSDRWDTVEASGAGTVYSYVVMHHPVFPGFAAPDQHGDTTGPYAVGLIELAEGVRMVSNVTGVPYDKVRIGMPVELEFLRVDEELELPVFRGTGAGADGTAGADSDPHGGSDTAGGEG
- a CDS encoding bifunctional DNA primase/polymerase, whose amino-acid sequence is MAITDRQTATLALAHALSAAERGLPVIPLSPTKLPALRSPHHGEAEPVLCRGECGLPGHGVHDATTDPAGVRALFGAAPWATGYGIACGRPPHHLIGIDLDTKAPTDSVSALQHLALRHLFTIPETVTVLTPSGGRHLWLTGPPDVVVPNSASRLAPGIDVRGAGGYLVGPGSVSAHGAYRLAPGTADLSPAPCPRALLRLVAPPARSRHATRSRPPHGQGLVQFVLAAHEGQRNTRLFWAACRAYENGIGEDLADALTEAAVHAGLSEREARATIASADRLTTGRGR
- a CDS encoding MaoC/PaaZ C-terminal domain-containing protein, with product MKAGDELPPLEIEITRTLIVAGAVASRDYQDVHHDAELAKERGSPDIFMNILTTNGLVGRYITDRLGGRAVLRKVAIRLGAPNYPGDTMVLRGTIASVTGDTAEVRVVGANGIGTHVTGTVTVTLPPEGTV
- a CDS encoding acyl-CoA dehydrogenase family protein gives rise to the protein MHLAPTERQQLLRAELRSYFTALMPDGPPPPADAEAQRALLRRIGADGMLGLGWPVAYGGQGRGADEQFVFFDEAHRAGAPVSMVTLNTVGPTLMKFGTEQQKSAFLPGILSGEIVFAIGYSEPEAGTDLAALRTRAVRDGDSWLIDGQKVFTSNGQNADWIWLACRTDPAAPKHKGISIILVPTGAPGFSWTPIETVGGQTTTSTYYDGVRVPAANLVGEGNAGWRLITNQLNHERVALAAIGMQAEDFFAAALERARTPDPVSGRRRIDEPWVQFRAAEAHARLAATRLLNWRLVGDVEAGGPAPGDASGVKFAGTESAVEVYRMCQEIAGEAGLVRAGSPGALGTGAPGDGELERMNRAAQINTFGGGVSEVQREIVATMRLGMTRGQR
- a CDS encoding lipid-transfer protein → MSIGRRDELGGRAAVVGIGATEFSKDSGRSELKLAVEAVHAALDDAGLSPADVDGLVTFTMDTSPEITVAQAAGMGELSFFSRVHYGGGAACATVQQAALAVATGIAEVVVCYRAFNERSGRRFGAGVQHREPSAEGAALGWNLPFGLLTPASWVAMAAQRYLHTYGLTPEAFGHVAVTDRRHAARNPAAYFYGKPITLDDHAASRWIVEPLRLLDCCQETDGGQAVVVTSAERARDLPQRPAVVVAAAQGAGRAQEQMTSFYRDDLTGLPEMGVVARQLWRTSGLAPQDIDVGIIYDHFTPFVLMQLEEFGFCGPGEAAEFVAADALPLNTHGGQLGEAYLHGMNGIAEAVRQIRGTSVNQIPDAARALVTAGTGVPTSGLILGADG
- a CDS encoding DUF1906 domain-containing protein → MRLRKCAAAVALALTALLGLLLAPEPERSAPRDTAYAAAVDAPAAPDARAAQPPTDRRADANADTDTNTERNNSFERNGNVRPNSNADAPAEGSGAVVDTTADTALTFRGLVFDTCQAPPLAAMRSWRTSSPYGAVGVSYGGRGRRCPQQPHLTRDWVAAVHRMGWQVLPVFAGSQAPCVRDERRRAAVIGASPGAEGQREGNEAVERAWALGMARGSALYLDLEAYDVDDAACARATLDFVRAWDREVRRRGYVPGFHSTADAGVLHMERARLAGTGDLPSAMWFARRSAEPALYEDLYDEQVLNPYAWRPKRRIHQYDGDVTESHGGHRLTVGRSMADAPVARIRP
- a CDS encoding DUF805 domain-containing protein; translated protein: MHWYLDVLKKYAVFNGRARRQEYWMFTLFSVIISIVLAIVDAVAGTSPILGGIYTVAVLLPTLGVTIRRLHDTDRSGWWILIGIVPLVGFIVMLVFLASEGKRHDNSYGPDPKLVPATY
- a CDS encoding Imm7 family immunity protein, yielding MFEYHGWITVRESAGADDDDREADRLREIVEGVQRRIREINSPYLLDLRWMNGEPLLHLGGFSNHRDKEILGFFAEVGRRAPGSYGLLHVRDDEHAGRDNEVLVLRLVRGEVTEHAEPLLSPCIPVLEDPL
- a CDS encoding acyl-CoA dehydrogenase family protein, which produces MDFTPTEEQTAARELAARIFGDLSTPDRLAAAGTGTDAELWKALCAAGLVAAVEDIGLLGLVLLLEEQGRTTAQVPFAATCAYGLLTLVAHGTDEQRERLLPGLRDGTVVATGAVTEPAAVRARSGPSAGAAGRTEGRLTGAVGWVPWLRDATHVLVADEDRHLWWVRVADAETEPVHTTAPWSAARLVLDGTPAERVGASGAQLEGTRHIGDARPYQQVLTASRIAFAGLQAGVCAGSLARAVEHTTTREQFGRPLSTNQGVLIRAADAHMDTEAIRVTAYEAAWRYDEGLACTTHALTASWWASEAGKRVVHAGQHLHGGIGADVDHPVHRHFLWGRQLDAYQGCGSELLAELGAMLAKEGAQ